One Phocoena phocoena chromosome 5, mPhoPho1.1, whole genome shotgun sequence genomic region harbors:
- the LOC136123776 gene encoding large ribosomal subunit protein eL32-like, with amino-acid sequence MAALRPLLEPKMIQKKKRTKKFIRHQPDRYAESKQNWWKPRAIDSRAHRRFKGQILMPNIGYRSNKKTKHMLPSGFCKFLVHKVKEPEVLPMCDRSYCADIACNVSSENCRAIVERAAQ; translated from the coding sequence ATGGCCGCCCTCAGACCCCTCTTGGAGCCCAAgatgatccaaaaaaaaaaaaggaccaagaaGTTCATCCGGCACCAGCCAGACCGATATGCCGAAAGTAAGCAGAACTGGTGGAAACCCAGAGCCATTGACAGCAGGGCGCATAGGAGATTCAAGGGCCAGATCTTGATGCCCAACATCGGTTACCggagtaacaagaaaacaaaacacatgctGCCCAGCGGCTTCTGCAAGTTCCTGGTCCACAAGGTCAAGGAGCCTGAAGTGCTGCCGATGTGCGACAGATCTTACTGTGCTGACATTGCTTGCAATGTCTCCTCCGAGAACTGCAGGGCCATTGTGGAAAGAGCAGCCCAGTAG